The genomic DNA GGCGAGGTACTGGTCCGCGTACACGCGGCGGCGGTGAACTTCCCGGACGTACTGATCGTGGCGGACCGCTACCAGGTGTCCGCGCCGCTGCCCTTCACGCCGGGCAGTGAATTCGCCGGTGTGGTCGCCGAGTTGGGCCCGGGCGTGTCCGGCCCGCCGGTCGGCTCACCCGTCGCCGGGGCGGTGCTCACCGGCGCGTTCGCCGAACAGGTCGTGGTGCCCGTCGCGAGCCTGCGCCAGGTGCCCGAGGGGCTCGACATGGTGCACGCCGCCGCGTTCCACGTCACGTACGCCACGGCCTACCACTCGCTCGTCACCGTGGGACAGGGTAGTGCGGGGGAGTGGGTGGCGGTGCTCGGCGCGGCCGGCGGGGTGGGCTCCGCCGCGGTCGACATCGCGACGCGGCTCGGTATGCGGGTGGTCGCCGCCGCGTCGAGCCAGGAGCGGCTGACGGTCGCCCGCAAGCTCGGAGCCGAGGCCGGTGTCGACTACGTCCACGAGGATCTCAAGCTCCGCACAAGGGAGTTGACCGGCGGCGAGGGCGTCCACCTCGTGATCGACCCGGTGGGCGGCGACCACGCGGAGGCCGCCCTGCGCGCGCTGCGCCGGGGCGGCCGGTTCGTCACGGTCGGGTACGCCGACGGGAAGATCCCGCGCATCCCCTTGAACCTGGTGCTGCTCAAGGACCTGGTCGTGCGGGGCTTCGAGATCCGTACGGTGCGGCAGTACGCCCCGGATGCCGTGGCGGCCGCCGACCGCGCCCTCGCCGGGATGGTCCGGGACGGGATGCGCCCGCTCGTCTCCCGGGTCCATGCCCTCGCCGAGGTGGCGACTGCCCTGACCGATGTCGCCGAGCGCAGGACCACCGGCAAGGTGGTCCTGGACCTCACCTCGTAGCAATGGCCGTCAGAACGTGGGGAGTTGAGGACGCTTGCGGACATAGCCGCCGGCGTCCACCCGCATCTGCATCCCCGTGACGTAGCGGGACTCGTCGGAGACCAGGAAGAGCACCATGTCGGCGACGTCCTCCGGCTCGACGTACGGGATGTCCATACCGGTCGTCGCGGGGAACGACACCAGGGCGTCCTCGCGGGTCGGGTTCTCGAGGTCCGGCCGGAACGAGCGATACATGATGTCGCTGTTGAGCATGTCCGTGTTGACGTTGGTGGGGTGCAGGCCGTTGACCCGGATCCTCCGCGACAGCAGCACTGTGGCCAAGTCGTGCACGAACGCGGCCACTTGGCGCTTGGCGAAGGAGTAACCGAGACCGCCGGGACCGTTGGACGGGCTGTCGACGGTCGCCGGGGTCAGAGCCGCGATGGAACCGGTCGCCACGATCGAGGCGCCGTCCGGCAGATGGGGCAGGGCGGCCTCGACGGCGTGCACGACGCCGTTGAAGTCGACGGTGACGGCGTCGATGAACGCCTGGACGCCCTGCTGGGGACCCAGCGGGGCGATACCGGCCTGCGCCACCACGGCGTCGAGCCGCCCGAGTTCGGCCACCCCGTCGGCCACGGCCGCCTTGAGAGCAGCCGGATCCCGTACGTCCGCCTTGCGCGCCACGATGCGCCGGCCGAGCTTCTCGACCTGGCGCACGGTCTCGTCCAGGTCGTCCTGAGTGGCCAGCGCATACGCGTTGGTGGCGATGTCCTCGCACAGGTCGACGGCGATGATGTCGGCGCCCTCCGCGGCCAGCCGGAGCGCGTGGGCGCGGCCCTGTCCACGCGCCGCCCCGGTGATGAACACGACCTTGTCCTGTACTCGGCCCATCCTGGGGCTCCTTCCGCCGGAGATAAAAGAGTAGCCTGAATACTGTTCGATGGTGCTGTTCGTGATCCATGATCGGTATCAAGTCCCCTGACCGCTGGCCGGTTTCCGTTCAGTGGGACCTGAACAGTGCACACAATTCGGCCGGTGCTAGAGAGTCCATGAGATTCGAGGGAGCACATCGATGCCATTGCAGCCGTGGATGAAGTTGCTGTCGACCGACGACCACCTGATCGAGCCGCCGCGCCTGTGGACGGACCGCCTGCCGGCGAAGTACCGCGACGTCGGACCGCGGATCGTGGAACAGGCGCGCGGAGAGGGCCAGGCCCCGGCCGAGGTGTGGAACTACGAGGGCCGCATCTACCCCTACATCGGCCTGAACGCCGTCGCGGGCAAGTCGCCCGAGGAGTTCGGCCTCGAACCCACCCGCTACGACGAGATGATCCCGGGCTGTTACGACCCGAAGGCCCGGCTGCGCGACATGGACCTGGACGGCGTGTGGGGCGCGCTGTGCTTCCCGTCGTTCCCGCGCTTCGCCGGCACGATCTTCCTGGACGGCGAGGACCGCCGACTCGCCCTGCTGTGCGTCCAGGCGTGGAACGACTTCGTGCTCGACGAGTGGTGCGCCACCGCCCCCGGCCGGCTCATCCCGCTGGTCATCCTGCCGCTGTGGGACGTCGACGCCTGCGCCGCCGAGATCAGGCGTACGGCGGCCAAGGGCGCCAAGGCGATCTCGTTCCCGGAGAACCCGGTCCCGCTGGGCCTGCCGTCGTTCCACACCGACCACTGGGACCCGGTGTTCACGGCGGCCGTGGAGACCGACATGCCGCTGTGCCTGCACTTCGGCACCTCGGGCGCGGCCCCCAAGACGGCTCCGGAGGCGCCCTTCGCGGTGACGATCACCCTGTTCGCCACCAACTCGATGTACGCGGCTGCCGACCTGCTGTTCTCCCCGGTGCTCCACAACCACCCGCGGCTGAAGATCGGCCTGTCCGAGGGCGGGATCGGCTGGATCCCGTATCTGCTGGAGCGCGCCGACGGCACCTGGGAGCGGCACCGCTTCTACCAGAACGTCAACCAGACCGTGCGGCCCTCGGAGCTGTTCCACAAGCACTTCCACGGCTGCTTCATCGACGACCGGTTCGGTGTGGAGGTACGCCACCACATCGGCGTCGACAAGATCACCTGGGAGTGCGACTACCCGCACTCGGACTCGTACTGGCCCAAGAGCCGCGCCTACGCGGCCGAGGTCCTCGCCGACGTACCGGACGACGAGGTGCACAAGATCGTGGAGCTGAACACCCGCCGTCTCTACAACCTCCCCGCATGAGCGGGCGCCCGCAGTCCGAGCGCTCCGACTGGACCGACCTCGACCTGCTGACCCGCGACGAGGCGTACGGCCGCCTCCAGGAGGAGATCGCTTTGACCGACCGACGTCTCGCCGAACTCGGCGCGGACGACCAGGCTGAGCGCGAGCTCCTCGACACCCGGCTGCGCGCCCTGCGCGAGGCTGCCGAGGACCTGAATGTCCGCTGAGCCAAAGGGAGTTGGCATGGGACGTGTGGAAGGCAAGGTGGCGCTCGTCACGGGAGCGGCCCGCGGTCAGGGGCGCTCGCATGCGGTGCGGCTGGCGGAGGAGGGGGCCGATGTGGTCGTCACCGACGTGTGCCACGACATCAGCGACGAGCTGCCCTACCCTCTGGCGTCCAAGGAACAGCTAGAAGAGACCGCCGAGTTGGTGCGGGCGACCGGCCGTCGATGTGTCGCCGTGCAGGCCGATGTGCGCTCGGTGGGGGAGATGCGGGTCGCCGTCGACGCGGCGCGGGAGGAGTTCGGGCGGCTCGACACGCTCGTGGCCAACGCGGGGGTGATGAGCATCGGCGCGGCCTGGGAACTCTCCGAGGAGGCCTGGGACGTCGTCATGGACGTCAACCTCAAGGGCCCCTGGAACGCCGTGCGGGCCGCGATCCCCTGGATGATCGAGGCCGGACAGGGCGGCTCCGTCATCATCACCAGCTCGGCCGCCGGCATCCGCGGTCATGTGCCGTACGCCCACTACGTGGCGAGCAAGCACGGAGTGGTCGGCCTGATGAAGGCGCTGTCCAACGAACTCGCCCCGCACCGCATCCGGGTGAACACCGTGCACCCCACCGGCGTCAGCGACACCGGCATCACCGTCGGCGTCCCGATCGAGGAACTCGCCGAGCGGGAACCACTGTTCGCGCTCGCCGCGATGAACCCCCTCGCTCCCTACGTCGAGCCGCGCGATGTGTCGAACGCCGTCCTGTTCCTCGCGTCGGACGAGGCGCGCTATGTCACCGGCCTCCAGTTCACCGTCGACGCGGGCTCGACGAACAAGCCGTAGAACGGAGTTGTGGATGAAGATCACGATCGACTCCTCGCTGTGCTCCGGGCACGCGAGGTGTGCGGCGGCGGCGCCGGAGGTGTTCCGGCTCGACGACGACGGCTACGCGCTGCCCTACGAGGGCGAGGTGCCACCGGAACTCGAACAGGCGGCCAGGGACGGGGAGTCGGCCTGCCCTGAGCGGGCCATCACCGTCGAGCGCTGACACGGAACAGCCCCACGGTCGTGGACCGTGGGGCTGTTCCGCTGCCTGCTCGGCTCAGCCGGCGGGCTGCGGCGGCGGGGTGAAGTGGTGGCCCCAGAACGCGCCGTCGGTGATCTCGTAGACGGGCACCGGCTCCGGCACCTTCAGGCCGTTCCAGCCGAACTCGACGGCGTAGTTCTCCGGCGACCAGACGTAGAAGGACACCATGTGGTCGTTGGTGTGCTTGCCGAGTGAGTGCATCATCGGGACTTCGAGCTTGCCGGCCCGGTCCAGGGCGCGGCCGACGTCGTCCAGCGTGTTCCCCTCGACCATGAAGTGCAGCAGCCGCCCTGGGCCCGGCGCCGGGGTGACGCCCAGGGTGTGGTGGCGGGGGTTGCAGCCCATGAACCACGTCGTGCCGCCCGGTGAGCGCATCGTGTTGCGCTCGATGAAGCCGAGGACGTTGACGTAGAAGTCGAACGTGCCCCGCGCGTCCTCGGCGGAGACGATCGCGTGCCCGAAGCCCATGTCGCCGGTCAGGAAGCCCGAGACCAGCGGCGTGTGCACCGGTACGTGGTCGAGGATCGCGCCGTAGAACAGCTCGACCGGGTTGCCGCCCGGGTCGTTGAACTTGACGAAGCCGGTGACCCTGCGTTCCGCGGCCTCGTCCTCGGTGCCGGCGGTCACCTTGATGCCGGTCTTCTCGACGTCGGCGACCAACCGGGCCAACTCCCGCTCGTCGATGACCTCGAAGCCCAGGGCGGTCATCCCGCTCTGCGACCCGGGGGAGACGACGATACGGGCCGGATAGTCGTCCATCCGGTAGTACAGGGATTCCGGGTCGCCGCCCTCAACTGGCATCAGGCCGAGGAAATCCGCCCCGAACACCTTCCATTTCTCGATGTCGCTGGACTCCAGCCGTACATACCCGAGTGAGCGCACACCCATCAGGCTCTCCCATCAACGTCGTCAAGTCCTGGCAGCCCGACGCTAATCAGCCCGGCGGACAAGGGGACGTCCCGGTCCCACTGATCGGGAAGAGTGCGACACCCGGTCGGGACGCGGTGGCACGGTGACTGTCGCCTGTCACCCCGCGACCGGAGGCCACGCACCGCCATGACACTCACCGCTGAGGACACCCTGCGCGAACTGCACACCGACGAGGGCACGTTGCGCTACCACGAAGTGGGCGACGGGCCGCCCCTGCTTCTGCTGCACGGCTCCGGTCCGGGTGTGACCGGCTGGCGCAACTACCGGGGAAATCTCCCCGTGTTCGCGAAGCACTTCCGCTGTCTCGCCCTGGAATTCCCGGGGTTCGGGGTCAGCGACCCCACCGACGAGAACCCGATGATGGCGGCCCCGAAGGCCGTGCTGCGTTTCCTCGACGGCCTCGGCCTCGAGCGCGTCGACGTCATCGGGAACTCCATGGGCGGCTTCGTCGCCGCCGGACTCGCCGTAGCCCACAAGGACTTGTTCCGCAGGGTCGTCACCATCGGCGGCGTGGGCCGCAACATCCTCTCGCCGGGCCCCAGCGAAGGCCTCAACCTGCTGGTCGAGTTCGCCGAGAACCCGACCCGGGAGAACCTGGTCCAGTGGCTGCGGTCGATGGTCCACGACGCGTCCCTCCTCACCGAGGAACTCATCGAGGAGCGCTGGACGACCGCCACCGAGCCCGCGACCCTGGAGGCCTCCCGGCGGATCTACGGCCGGCAGGCCATGGCCGCGATGCAGGCCGCGCAGGCCCACTCCGACCAGCCCATCTGGGCCGCCCTCCACAAGATCACCGCGCCCACGCTGCTGACTTGGGGCCGCGACGACCGGGTCACACCGCTCGAGAGCGCGCTCATCCCGATGCGTACGATTCCCCAAGCGGAACTGCATGTGCTGCCCGACTGCGGCCACTGGGCCATGATCGAGCAGAAGGAGGCCTGGGAGAGCGTGGTCCTGGCCTTCCTGACCCGCCCCGAGGCGACCTGAGCGTCGGCGGGAGGACCGGACGACATGGGGGGCGACGTGGCGAGACCCGCTGAGGGACGGCAACCGGCGGCCCCGATGTCGAGCGGCCAGGCCGCGCGCCGGGTCCGCATCCTCCGCGCCGCCTCCGAACTCGGCGCCCGCGAGGGGCTCGCCAGCGTGCAGATGCACGACGTGGCCAAGGAGGCCGGCGTCGCCATCGCCACCCTGTACCGCTACTTCCCGTCCAAGCCGTACCTGTTCATGGCGGTCCTGGAGTGGCACATCGAGCAGTTCCTCGGCGGTCAGACGACCGTCGCCGAGGAGGGCACGGACGCCGCCGCCGAGATCGCGGAGCTGCTCATCACGCTCAGCGTGAAGCTGCTGGACAGCCCCCTGCTCGCCTCGGCGGTGGCACTGTCGTCGTTCACCGAGTACACGAGGATCGTCCCGGCCCGCATGGACCTCGTCGACAGCGCCCTGGGACAGGCCATCCTGCGCCTGCTCTGCGCCGGCGTCCGCGAGGCCTCCGAGACCGACCGCAGCAGGGCACGCCTGCTCATCTACGGCTGGTGGGGGCTGTTCGTGGCCATGCTCACCGAGGAGCTCTCCACCGCGGAGGCGGAGACCAACATGCGCCTGGCCGCACGGCTGCTCCTCACGCCGTAGTCGCCGTGGTCGCCGCGGTCGCAGGGATTGTCGAGGTCGCCGGGGTCGCCGCGAAAATGTGAAGCAATTCTTACGTCCCCCTGGCCGCGGGGTCATCTCCCGTATTCCGTAGGTAGCTTGGTTCCCGTCGGCGGCAGCCCGTTCCTCTTGCCGCCGACTCCCAGCGGAATCAAGAACAGGAAGTTCGGCATGCGGAAAATCGGGTTTGTCGGCGTGGCTCTCGTTGCCCTTTCCTTCACGCTCACGGCGTGCGGCGGGTCCGACAACAGCGACTCCACCTCGAAAGCGGCGCCCTCCATGTCGGCCTCGAAGGCGGCGATGAAGTCGGCCGACAAGTCGGGAATGTTCGCGGGGCTCAACGGCAAGAAGGTGACCGGCTCCGCGCAGGTGAGCGGCTCGGGCGTCACGCTCTCCGGCTTCGCGTCCGACGAGGGCCCGGACCTGCATGTCTACCTCACGAACGGCACGGATGAAGCCGCCGTTTCCGCAGGCAAGCAGCTCGGTGCCGTCAAGTTCGACAAGGCGTCCCAGATGTTCGAACTCAACGGCGTCGACGCGTCCATGTACAGCAACGTGGTCATCCACTGCGACAAGGCGAAGGCGGTATTCGGCGCCGCGAAACTGTCATGAAGTCGTCTAATTCACGCCCGACTCTGATCGCGGCGGCCCTCGCCGGCGCGATCAGAGTCACCCTCGGTGTCCTGTGGCTCCATGAAGGAACGTTGAAATACCGGGCGCATTTCGGGGCTGCGGACATCCTGCTGGTGGCGAACAGCGCGAAGTCGAACAGTAGGGTTCCGGGTTACTTCAAGAGTTTCGCGGATTTCGCACTCGCGGGCTGGCCGCATTTCTTCGGCTTCGCGATGCCCCTGCTGGAGACATTGCTGGGAGTCGCCCTCGTCCTGGGGGTGTTCTCCCTGCCCGCCTCTTTCATGTCGGCATTCACCTTGCTGACGTACTGGAGCGCGGACCAGCTCATCACCGAATATCCGATCATGGTCGCCCTCTCGACGGTGGTCATCGCCTGGCCGCTTTTGGCCTCACATTTCTCCGTGACGACTCTCGCGGAAAGGTCCGTGGGCCGAAGGCGTCCGGACGTGGTGGTGTTCCGGGAGCCGTTCCGTCGCTGGCTCTGACGCGCGTCAGTCCGTGCCGCCCGCGATGTCCAGCACCGCCAGGTACGAGAACGCGACACTCGAACCGATGGGAGCCCCCGCGCCCGGGTACACGCGTCCCGTCATCGCGGCCGCGGTGTTGCCCGCCGCGTAGAGCCCCTCGATCGGCGAGCCGTCCGGGCGCAGCACCCGCGCGTGCTCGTCGATCTTCAGGCCGCCCTTGGTGCCGATGTCCGCGGGGAGGATGGTCGCGACGTAGTACGGCGGGGTGTCGAGCGGGGGGAGCAGCGGGTTGGGCGAGTCGCTCATGGGCGGCGGTGCCGGGTAGTTCAGCTCGGGCAGGGCGGGGAAACCCAGGACGTACTGAGCCATCTGGTCCCAGGGTGTCTCGCCACGATGGAACTTCTCGTCGACGCCGGTCCGCGCGTAGCCGTTGAACTCCTCGATGGTCGCGCGCAGGGCTTCCAGCGGTACGTCGATCAGCTTTGCCAACTCCTCAAGGGTGTCGGCCTTCTTCAGCGCACCCGACTCGAACCACTCGGGGCGGACCGGCTGGTCGTAGGGGCCGCCGAAGCTGTCCCGGTCGAGCTGGCGCTGGTCGATGATCCAGTGGGCGGGGATGTGCGAGACGCCTGTGGTGGTGTGCAGGCGGACGATCTCGCGGCCCGCCTGGTCGTAGGGGCGGGTCTCGTTGACGAAGCGTTCGCCCGCCGCGTTGACCCAGATTCCGCCCCGGGTGCCCGTGTGGAAGAGCGGAAGGCCGTCCGGCCACACGAGTCCGGGCGTGAACCAGGCCGCGTCGAGCAGGTCGGTGGCGGCGCCGACCGCGATGCCTGCCTGGAGTGCGTCGCCCGTGTTGCCCGGGGCGCCGTGGGTCCACTCGCTGCCGCGCTCCGGAATCGGCTGGTACTTCTCGCGCAGCTCGCGGTTGCGCTCGAAGCCGCCGGCCGCGAGGATCACCCCGCCCGTGGCGCGGAACGTGACCTGTTCGCCGTCGCTCACCGCCTCCACGCCGACGACCCTGCCGTCCTCGACGACGAGGCCCTCCAACGCGGTGTTGAGGCGGAGCGAGCCGTGGCCCGTCTCCAGGAACGCCGCCAACGTCCTGCCGATCAGCGCGCGGCCCCCGCCGAGGACCGGGCCTTCGTCATGGCCCCACCGCTGGGTGGGCAGGCAGGCGCGGACCAGCGGGGCGTGTTCTCCGAGTTCGGCGACGGTGACCTGCGGCGGGAAAATCGTGTGCCCGGTCGGGGACGAGCCGGTGACCGACGGATAGTAGTCCGGCACCGGGAGATGCACGAACGACTGGAACCACGGATTCTTCTCCAGCTCGTCGATCAACTCCACGCCGGCCCGCAGATAGGCATCCTGGAGCGGCTCGCGTGATGCGTCGTCGACGGTGCTGCGCAGATAGGTCCTCGCGTCCTCGACACTGTCGTCGAGCCCGGCCCGCCGCATGGGCGCGGAACCGGGGTACCACAGACCGGAACCGGAGTAGGCGGTGGTGCCGCCCACCCGGTCCGTCTTCTCGATGACGAGCGTCCGCAGCCCGCGTGACGCTGCCAGGTAGGCACCGACCAGACCCCCGCCCGACCCGACCACGATCACGTCGTAGACGTCCTCGTTGCTGGTCATCCTGACCTCCTCAGGTGTGCTGACGCTTCTCGACGGCCGAGCGCGGCTCAACGCCACAACCTCTCGCAATGTGCCGGCGACGGTATCGAGCCAACTGCGCGGCTCCGCCCCGGTATCTCGCTGAGCGAGACGGTTCGTCCATGCCCGAGTCCACCCCGGATCCAGTCCCGGTGAGCGGAACGCGCGTGACCGTGATCGGGCGGCGATGCCCAGGCTGGAGACCATCACGAGGTGAGGATGCGAATGACAGACGTTTGGGAACCGAGGGCGGTGGCGGACCGCGAGGCGGCGGTGACCGAGGCGGTCGCACGACTGACGCGCGCGGCCCGTGATCGTCAACCGTGCGCTCCCGTACGGGACTTGCTCGGCGCCACCGACATCAGCCTCGCCTACGCCGTCCAACAACGCATCGTGGCCGACCGGATCGCCGCCGGAGCACGGGTCGTCGGCCGCAAGATCGGACTCACCTCGGAGTCGGTGCAGCGCCAAGTCGGCGTCGACCGGCCCGACTTCGGTGTGCTGCTGGCCGACATGGACGTCAGCGCGCTGCCGGCCGTGCCGAGCGGACGGCTGCTGCAGCCCAGGGTCGAGGCCGAGATCGCGTTCGTCCTCGCCGACGACCTCGACGACGGCGTCCTCGACATCGAGCGGGTCCGGTCCGCCGTCGCGTACGCGGTCGCCGCGCTGGAGATCGTGGACAGCCGGGTCGCCGACTGGGACATCGCGATCACCGACACCGTCGCCGACAACGCGTCCAGCGGACTGTTCGTACTCGGCGGCGAGCGGGTCGAGTTGAAGGCGTTCGAACCCCGGGACGTGACGATGCGGCTGTACGCCGACGGGAAGCTCGCCTCGGAGGGCGACGGCACGGCCTGCCTCGGCGATCCCCTTGCCGCGCTGCTGTGGCTGGCGCGCACCGCCCGGGAGTTCGGTGACCCGCTGCGGGCCGGCCAGGTCGTGCTCTCCGGAGCGCTGGGTCCGCTCGTCCCCACCCCGCCAGGAGTCACCGTACGGGCCGAGATGTCCGGCCTCGGCACGGTGACCGCGACGTTCTCGGCCAACGAACCGGACTCATCGGACTCTTCGAAGGAACAGGGATGACGAAGACCAAGGTGGCCATCATCGGTTCCGGCAACATCGGGACCGACCTGATGATCAAGGTGCTGCGGCTGTCCGACACCCTGGAGATGGCCGCGATGGTGGGCATCGACCCGGACTCGGACGGCCTCGCCCGCGCCGCGCGCCTGAAGGTGCCCACCACCCACGAGGGCGTGGACGGGCTGATCCGGATGGACGGCTTCGACGACATCGAGATCGTCTTCGACGCCACGTCCGCGAAGGCGCACGTCGAGAACGCCAAGCGCCTCGCCCCGTACGGCAAACGGCTCGTCGACCTCACCCCCGCCGCCATCGGACCGTACGTCGTGCCGCCGGTGAACCTCGACGAGCACGTGGCCAACGATGTCGACAACCTCAACCTGGTCACCTGCGGCGGCCAGGCCACCATCCCGATCGTGCACGCGGTCAGCCGGATCACACCGGTGCCCTACGCCGAGATCGTCGCCTCCATCGCCTCGAAGTCGGCCGGGCCCGGAACCCGCGCCAACATCGACGAGTTCACGGAGACCACCTCCGCCGCGATCGAGAAGGTGGGCGGTGCCCAGCGCGGCAAGGCGATCATCGTGCTGAACCCGGCCGAGCCGCCGCTGATCATGCGGGACACCGTGTACTGCCTGATCGGCGACGCCGATCACGAGACGGTCCGAGCCTCCGTGGAGGGCATGGTGGACGCGGTCGCCGAGTACGTGCCCGGCTACCGGCTCAAGCAACAGGTGCAGTTCACCCCGATCCCGGCCGGTGATCCGGTCCACACCCTCTTCAGCGGCGACGCCTCCGAGGTCACCACCAAGGTGTCCGTGTTCCTCGAAGTCGAGGGCGCCGCCCACTACTTGCCCGCCTACGCGGGCAACCTCGACATCATTACCTCGGCCGCTCTGCGGGTCGCCGAGCGCATCGCCCAGCGCTTCTCCACGGAGGTGACCCGATGACCGCCAGGCTCTATGTGCAGGACGTCACCCTCCGGGACGGCATGCACGCCATCCGGCACCGGATCACGCCCGCGAACGTGGCCGCCATCAGCGCGGCCCTGGACCAGGCGGGCGTGGACGCCATCGAGGTCGCCCACGGCGACGGACTGTCCGGCGGCAGCCTCAACTACGGCCCCGGCAGCAACACCGACTGGGAATGGATCGAGGCCGCGGCCGGCGCCATCCACCGGGCGACGCTGACGTCCCTGCTGCTGCCCGGCATCGGCACCATCGCCGAACTCAAGCAGGCCTACTCCCTCGGCGTCCGCTCGGTCCGCGTCGCCACCCACTGCACCGAGGCCGACGTGGCCGCCCAGCACATCGCCACCGCGCGCGAACTCGGCATGGACGTCTCCGGCTTCCTGATGATGGCCCACATGACCGACCCCGCCGAACTCGCCCGCCAGGCACGGCTGATGGAGTCCTACGGCGCGCACTGCGTGTACGTCACGGACTCCGGCGGCCGGCTGACCATGGACGGCGTGCGCGACCGTATCCGCGCCTACCGGGACGTGCTCGACCCGGACACCCAGATCGGCATCCACGCGCACGAGAACCTCTCGCTGTCGGTCGCCAACTCCGTTACGGCGGTGGAGGAGGGCGTGACCCGGGTCGACGCGTCCCTCGCCGGACAGGGCGCGGGCGCCGGCAACTGCCCGATCGAACCGTTCATCGCCGTCGCCAACCTCCTTGGCTGGAAGCACGGTTGCGACCTGTTCGCGCTCCAGGACGCCGCCGACGACCTGGTCCGCCCGCTCCAGGACCGGCCGGTGCGCGTCGACCGGGAGACCCTCACGCTCGGCTACG from Streptomyces sp. NBC_01478 includes the following:
- a CDS encoding TetR/AcrR family transcriptional regulator codes for the protein MARPAEGRQPAAPMSSGQAARRVRILRAASELGAREGLASVQMHDVAKEAGVAIATLYRYFPSKPYLFMAVLEWHIEQFLGGQTTVAEEGTDAAAEIAELLITLSVKLLDSPLLASAVALSSFTEYTRIVPARMDLVDSALGQAILRLLCAGVREASETDRSRARLLIYGWWGLFVAMLTEELSTAEAETNMRLAARLLLTP
- a CDS encoding mycofactocin-coupled SDR family oxidoreductase, which translates into the protein MGRVQDKVVFITGAARGQGRAHALRLAAEGADIIAVDLCEDIATNAYALATQDDLDETVRQVEKLGRRIVARKADVRDPAALKAAVADGVAELGRLDAVVAQAGIAPLGPQQGVQAFIDAVTVDFNGVVHAVEAALPHLPDGASIVATGSIAALTPATVDSPSNGPGGLGYSFAKRQVAAFVHDLATVLLSRRIRVNGLHPTNVNTDMLNSDIMYRSFRPDLENPTREDALVSFPATTGMDIPYVEPEDVADMVLFLVSDESRYVTGMQMRVDAGGYVRKRPQLPTF
- a CDS encoding mycofactocin-coupled SDR family oxidoreductase, whose protein sequence is MGRVEGKVALVTGAARGQGRSHAVRLAEEGADVVVTDVCHDISDELPYPLASKEQLEETAELVRATGRRCVAVQADVRSVGEMRVAVDAAREEFGRLDTLVANAGVMSIGAAWELSEEAWDVVMDVNLKGPWNAVRAAIPWMIEAGQGGSVIITSSAAGIRGHVPYAHYVASKHGVVGLMKALSNELAPHRIRVNTVHPTGVSDTGITVGVPIEELAEREPLFALAAMNPLAPYVEPRDVSNAVLFLASDEARYVTGLQFTVDAGSTNKP
- a CDS encoding FAD-dependent oxidoreductase, which translates into the protein MTSNEDVYDVIVVGSGGGLVGAYLAASRGLRTLVIEKTDRVGGTTAYSGSGLWYPGSAPMRRAGLDDSVEDARTYLRSTVDDASREPLQDAYLRAGVELIDELEKNPWFQSFVHLPVPDYYPSVTGSSPTGHTIFPPQVTVAELGEHAPLVRACLPTQRWGHDEGPVLGGGRALIGRTLAAFLETGHGSLRLNTALEGLVVEDGRVVGVEAVSDGEQVTFRATGGVILAAGGFERNRELREKYQPIPERGSEWTHGAPGNTGDALQAGIAVGAATDLLDAAWFTPGLVWPDGLPLFHTGTRGGIWVNAAGERFVNETRPYDQAGREIVRLHTTTGVSHIPAHWIIDQRQLDRDSFGGPYDQPVRPEWFESGALKKADTLEELAKLIDVPLEALRATIEEFNGYARTGVDEKFHRGETPWDQMAQYVLGFPALPELNYPAPPPMSDSPNPLLPPLDTPPYYVATILPADIGTKGGLKIDEHARVLRPDGSPIEGLYAAGNTAAAMTGRVYPGAGAPIGSSVAFSYLAVLDIAGGTD
- a CDS encoding alpha/beta fold hydrolase, whose product is MTLTAEDTLRELHTDEGTLRYHEVGDGPPLLLLHGSGPGVTGWRNYRGNLPVFAKHFRCLALEFPGFGVSDPTDENPMMAAPKAVLRFLDGLGLERVDVIGNSMGGFVAAGLAVAHKDLFRRVVTIGGVGRNILSPGPSEGLNLLVEFAENPTRENLVQWLRSMVHDASLLTEELIEERWTTATEPATLEASRRIYGRQAMAAMQAAQAHSDQPIWAALHKITAPTLLTWGRDDRVTPLESALIPMRTIPQAELHVLPDCGHWAMIEQKEAWESVVLAFLTRPEAT
- a CDS encoding DM13 domain-containing protein, which gives rise to MVPVGGSPFLLPPTPSGIKNRKFGMRKIGFVGVALVALSFTLTACGGSDNSDSTSKAAPSMSASKAAMKSADKSGMFAGLNGKKVTGSAQVSGSGVTLSGFASDEGPDLHVYLTNGTDEAAVSAGKQLGAVKFDKASQMFELNGVDASMYSNVVIHCDKAKAVFGAAKLS
- a CDS encoding VOC family protein → MGVRSLGYVRLESSDIEKWKVFGADFLGLMPVEGGDPESLYYRMDDYPARIVVSPGSQSGMTALGFEVIDERELARLVADVEKTGIKVTAGTEDEAAERRVTGFVKFNDPGGNPVELFYGAILDHVPVHTPLVSGFLTGDMGFGHAIVSAEDARGTFDFYVNVLGFIERNTMRSPGGTTWFMGCNPRHHTLGVTPAPGPGRLLHFMVEGNTLDDVGRALDRAGKLEVPMMHSLGKHTNDHMVSFYVWSPENYAVEFGWNGLKVPEPVPVYEITDGAFWGHHFTPPPQPAG
- a CDS encoding NADPH:quinone oxidoreductase family protein, encoding MKAARCTEFGPPGGLSVVELDDLRPGPGEVLVRVHAAAVNFPDVLIVADRYQVSAPLPFTPGSEFAGVVAELGPGVSGPPVGSPVAGAVLTGAFAEQVVVPVASLRQVPEGLDMVHAAAFHVTYATAYHSLVTVGQGSAGEWVAVLGAAGGVGSAAVDIATRLGMRVVAAASSQERLTVARKLGAEAGVDYVHEDLKLRTRELTGGEGVHLVIDPVGGDHAEAALRALRRGGRFVTVGYADGKIPRIPLNLVLLKDLVVRGFEIRTVRQYAPDAVAAADRALAGMVRDGMRPLVSRVHALAEVATALTDVAERRTTGKVVLDLTS
- a CDS encoding amidohydrolase family protein; the encoded protein is MPLQPWMKLLSTDDHLIEPPRLWTDRLPAKYRDVGPRIVEQARGEGQAPAEVWNYEGRIYPYIGLNAVAGKSPEEFGLEPTRYDEMIPGCYDPKARLRDMDLDGVWGALCFPSFPRFAGTIFLDGEDRRLALLCVQAWNDFVLDEWCATAPGRLIPLVILPLWDVDACAAEIRRTAAKGAKAISFPENPVPLGLPSFHTDHWDPVFTAAVETDMPLCLHFGTSGAAPKTAPEAPFAVTITLFATNSMYAAADLLFSPVLHNHPRLKIGLSEGGIGWIPYLLERADGTWERHRFYQNVNQTVRPSELFHKHFHGCFIDDRFGVEVRHHIGVDKITWECDYPHSDSYWPKSRAYAAEVLADVPDDEVHKIVELNTRRLYNLPA
- a CDS encoding ferredoxin, which encodes MKITIDSSLCSGHARCAAAAPEVFRLDDDGYALPYEGEVPPELEQAARDGESACPERAITVER